One genomic segment of uncultured Campylobacter sp. includes these proteins:
- a CDS encoding ABC transporter permease — translation MNALRKSLLRIRALIKKEFLAMFRDKGTRMVLIVPVLVQAIIFGYGANFTPEQVRYAILDDARDATSTALVQSIAATPMFKTELGCKDLTCLRRAVSEGEAIIGIYFGGDFASTHELLIIADSRNTTLANTVIGFVQAIAGEYNSQHFVNLISINPRYVFNENTITRYTIMTGMILGLSMIQVLMLSAFSVSREREEGSFDMMLMTPANPLEMLIGKAVPPVLIAIAQGLALFLICVFYFEIPFRGRFADLFAIIAIFSACNVGIGLVISTVCKTSLQSVVSSFLFLLPCIMISGLITPADAMPRWFYYIAHLDPMYYANNCMWRIYLEGASLGELWHLIVPLLLIGLGTLSFAASLFRNKLD, via the coding sequence ATGAACGCTCTGCGAAAATCCCTGCTTCGAATTCGCGCGCTGATAAAAAAGGAATTTTTGGCGATGTTTCGCGACAAGGGCACGCGAATGGTGTTGATCGTGCCGGTGCTAGTGCAGGCGATCATATTCGGCTACGGCGCGAATTTCACCCCCGAGCAGGTGCGCTACGCGATTTTGGACGATGCCCGCGATGCGACGTCCACCGCGCTGGTGCAGAGCATCGCCGCTACGCCGATGTTTAAGACCGAACTTGGCTGCAAAGACCTAACCTGCCTGCGCCGCGCGGTAAGCGAGGGCGAGGCGATCATCGGGATCTATTTCGGCGGCGATTTTGCGAGCACGCATGAGCTTTTGATCATCGCAGATTCGCGCAATACGACCTTGGCAAACACCGTCATCGGCTTCGTGCAGGCCATAGCGGGGGAATACAACTCGCAGCATTTTGTTAATTTAATCAGCATAAATCCGCGCTATGTTTTTAACGAAAACACGATCACGCGCTACACGATCATGACGGGGATGATTTTGGGGCTTTCGATGATTCAGGTGCTGATGCTATCGGCGTTTAGCGTCTCCCGCGAGCGCGAGGAGGGCAGCTTTGATATGATGCTGATGACGCCTGCAAACCCGCTTGAGATGCTAATCGGCAAAGCAGTGCCGCCCGTGCTGATCGCGATCGCGCAGGGGCTCGCGCTGTTTTTGATCTGCGTATTTTACTTTGAAATTCCGTTTCGAGGGCGCTTTGCAGATCTTTTTGCGATCATTGCGATCTTTAGCGCTTGCAACGTAGGCATCGGCCTCGTGATCTCGACCGTCTGCAAAACCTCGCTGCAATCGGTCGTTAGCTCGTTTTTGTTCCTGCTGCCGTGCATTATGATAAGCGGGCTGATAACGCCTGCGGACGCGATGCCGCGGTGGTTTTACTACATCGCGCACCTCGATCCGATGTATTATGCCAACAACTGCATGTGGCGGATCTATCTGGAGGGCGCGAGCCTAGGCGAGCTGTGGCATCTCATCGTGCCGCTGCTGCTGATCGGGCTTGGCACGTTGAGCTTTGCGGCGTCGCTTTTTAGAAATAAGCTGGATTAG
- a CDS encoding ABC transporter ATP-binding protein, translating into MQNLIEVKNAGFYYEAEKFCFRNLNFELASSQTLAILGLNGQGKSTLMSCMMGILQPKEGEIVRKAKFAFLPQSFNVAFDYSVLDIVLMGRVREISLFSKPGKKDIQICLDALETLGVAHLQKRSFNALSGGQRQLVLFARALASGSDVLFLDEPASALDIKNQDRVLSLIANLRSNSDASIVFTTHQPNHALAVADRTLILRNDLSYNYGASNEILTEAALSSLYGVQIKTAEFDVAGEQIPSITQIFSAQVR; encoded by the coding sequence ATGCAAAATCTAATTGAGGTAAAAAATGCTGGCTTTTACTACGAGGCGGAAAAATTCTGCTTTCGCAACTTAAACTTCGAGCTTGCCAGCTCTCAAACATTAGCGATTTTGGGCTTAAACGGGCAAGGCAAAAGTACGCTAATGTCGTGTATGATGGGGATTTTGCAGCCTAAAGAAGGCGAGATCGTACGCAAGGCAAAATTTGCTTTCTTGCCTCAAAGCTTTAACGTCGCGTTTGATTACAGCGTGCTTGACATCGTACTGATGGGGCGGGTACGCGAGATCTCGCTCTTTTCAAAACCGGGCAAAAAGGATATTCAAATCTGCCTTGATGCTCTGGAAACGCTAGGCGTCGCCCATCTGCAAAAGCGCAGCTTTAACGCCCTTAGCGGCGGGCAGAGGCAGCTCGTGCTCTTTGCTAGAGCCCTAGCTAGCGGCAGCGACGTGCTGTTTTTGGACGAGCCTGCCAGCGCGCTTGATATCAAAAACCAAGACCGCGTGCTAAGCCTCATCGCAAATCTACGCTCAAATAGCGATGCGAGCATAGTTTTTACCACCCACCAGCCTAACCACGCCCTCGCAGTCGCCGATCGCACACTGATCTTGCGAAATGATCTTAGCTACAACTACGGCGCAAGCAACGAAATTTTAACCGAAGCCGCGCTTAGCTCGCTCTACGGCGTACAGATCAAAACGGCGGAATTTGACGTTGCAGGCGAGCAAATCCCCAGCATCACGCAAATTTTCAGCGCGCAGGTGAGATAG
- a CDS encoding iron ABC transporter permease → MLNVILLLFWVVLALISLASGQFHIPLEEIFKILFSGGGDEAAKSVMMDVRIPRILLSSLCGGALAIAGLSLQAVFKNPLVGPHIVGVSTAAAFGGALCILIGLSGLWLAGFAFCFGLAALFLLYLLAKFVARADIFSLILAGIVINGVFAALTSLVQYLADDEEVLPNIVFWLLGSFVSAGYDKVILMCAIALPASAVLIALRWRFNLLSLNDDDLRVLGVDVKFLRCTILALCTALIAVQVSVSGNIGWVGLVVPHATRLIAGSDHVKLMPACFIAGAIFMLAIDDLSRSLSSAEIPLGILSALIGSPIFALLLKRSAKNAKSN, encoded by the coding sequence ATGCTAAACGTAATCCTGCTTCTTTTTTGGGTAGTGCTGGCGTTAATCTCGCTCGCTAGTGGGCAGTTTCATATACCGTTAGAAGAAATTTTTAAAATTCTCTTTAGCGGAGGCGGCGATGAAGCCGCCAAAAGTGTGATGATGGATGTTAGAATTCCGCGCATTCTACTCTCCAGCCTTTGCGGTGGAGCGCTTGCTATCGCGGGTTTGAGCTTACAGGCGGTATTTAAAAACCCGCTCGTTGGCCCGCACATCGTAGGCGTTAGCACCGCAGCGGCATTCGGCGGCGCGCTTTGTATTTTGATAGGATTGAGCGGCTTATGGCTTGCGGGGTTTGCATTTTGCTTCGGACTTGCGGCGCTATTTTTACTCTATCTTTTGGCAAAATTCGTAGCACGCGCTGATATTTTCTCACTCATTTTAGCAGGTATAGTCATTAACGGCGTATTTGCCGCACTTACGAGCTTGGTGCAGTATCTAGCAGACGATGAGGAAGTGCTGCCTAATATCGTTTTTTGGCTGTTAGGAAGCTTCGTAAGCGCAGGATATGATAAAGTAATTTTGATGTGCGCGATCGCCCTGCCCGCTTCTGCAGTCTTAATCGCGCTGAGATGGCGGTTTAATCTACTCAGCCTAAATGATGATGATTTGCGCGTGCTAGGCGTGGATGTTAAGTTTCTGCGCTGCACGATCCTAGCGCTTTGCACTGCTCTGATCGCCGTACAAGTTAGCGTCAGCGGAAATATCGGCTGGGTAGGTCTTGTAGTGCCGCACGCTACCAGGCTCATCGCGGGCAGCGACCACGTGAAGTTAATGCCTGCCTGCTTCATTGCAGGAGCGATCTTTATGCTGGCAATCGACGATCTATCTCGCTCGCTAAGTAGCGCCGAAATTCCTTTAGGAATTCTATCCGCTCTCATCGGAAGCCCGATCTTTGCCCTACTTCTAAAAAGGAGTGCCAAAAATGCAAAATCTAATTGA
- a CDS encoding ABC transporter substrate-binding protein, producing the protein MLKLHSILLGAALCASLAFADRTITDQLGRKVTIPDQVNRIVVLHHEALNVLNEINAQDKVVGILKSWEQRLGKEYNRLAPNFKNLPNPGDIKDVNYEALLSLKPDAVVVVNYFPKEYIAKMEELKIPVVGISFFSSAQEEKAKLNPTFKDERDSFAAYDEGFYEGVKILGELSNHEKDAAELIDFVKKSQADLNAKFSNFIVDKRPRVYMANPDLTTYGSGKYTGVMLARAGATNVAAADIKGYKQVSPEQILAWNPQIILVQNRYPQVPAELKANPALKGLSAVKEDRIYLMPEFVKAWGHPTAEAMALGEEWLAMKLYPQNFKDANFDKKVEEFYEKFYRVKYQK; encoded by the coding sequence ATGCTTAAACTTCACTCAATCCTTCTTGGTGCAGCGCTTTGCGCTAGCCTGGCTTTTGCAGATCGCACGATTACCGATCAGCTCGGTCGCAAGGTCACGATCCCGGATCAAGTAAATCGTATCGTCGTGCTACACCACGAAGCGCTCAATGTCTTAAACGAAATCAACGCCCAAGATAAGGTCGTAGGCATCCTAAAAAGCTGGGAGCAACGCCTAGGCAAAGAGTATAATCGTTTGGCGCCGAATTTTAAAAATCTACCTAATCCGGGCGATATCAAAGATGTCAATTACGAAGCTCTGCTTAGTCTAAAGCCCGATGCGGTCGTAGTGGTAAACTACTTTCCTAAAGAATATATCGCTAAAATGGAGGAGTTGAAAATCCCGGTCGTAGGCATTTCATTTTTTAGCTCTGCACAAGAGGAAAAAGCTAAACTAAATCCGACCTTTAAAGATGAGCGCGATAGCTTCGCTGCTTACGATGAAGGCTTTTACGAGGGGGTTAAAATTCTAGGCGAACTAAGCAATCACGAAAAAGATGCCGCTGAGCTGATAGATTTCGTTAAAAAATCGCAAGCTGATTTAAATGCCAAATTTAGCAATTTTATCGTAGATAAAAGACCTAGAGTTTATATGGCAAATCCCGATCTTACGACCTACGGTAGCGGCAAATATACTGGCGTAATGTTAGCAAGAGCGGGCGCGACGAACGTCGCCGCTGCGGATATAAAGGGCTACAAGCAGGTTTCGCCGGAGCAAATTTTAGCATGGAATCCGCAGATTATCTTAGTGCAAAACCGCTATCCTCAAGTACCTGCTGAGCTTAAAGCAAACCCTGCGCTAAAAGGTCTTAGCGCCGTGAAAGAGGATAGAATTTATCTAATGCCCGAATTCGTTAAAGCCTGGGGTCATCCGACTGCCGAAGCAATGGCGCTTGGTGAGGAATGGCTTGCGATGAAACTTTATCCGCAAAATTTTAAGGACGCAAACTTTGATAAAAAAGTAGAGGAATTCTACGAGAAATTTTACCGCGTCAAATATCAAAAATAA
- a CDS encoding ABC transporter substrate-binding protein: protein MSKPHSFALALALCASSLFADRVVTDQLGRDVTLPDEVKRIVVLQHQSLNALNELNTLDKVVGVQESWEKSLGKNYIRLAPSLKDMPTPGDLKVINYEAVLKLKPDVVIVTNYIPQEYIDKMTELKIPVVAVSFQRSDAADKGKLNPTFKDDEAAYTEGFYDGIELLGKVANREKEAAELISFVKTSQEQLKAKFSDFIVDKRPKIYMANPDLTTYGSGKYTGIMFMRAGAQNVAAESIKGYKQVSAEQVLAWAPQMIFVQDRYPQVPTELKSNPQLANLSAVKEDKIYMMPEYAKAWGYPTAEAMALGEWWLAMKLYPTHFDEAEFDKKVEEFYQKFYRTSYK, encoded by the coding sequence ATGAGTAAGCCTCACTCTTTTGCGCTAGCTCTTGCGCTGTGCGCGAGTTCGCTTTTTGCCGATCGCGTCGTAACCGATCAGCTAGGCCGAGACGTTACGTTACCAGACGAAGTTAAACGCATAGTCGTGCTTCAGCACCAAAGCCTAAATGCGCTAAATGAGCTAAACACGCTGGATAAGGTCGTCGGCGTGCAGGAGTCGTGGGAGAAATCGCTCGGCAAAAACTACATCCGCCTAGCGCCGAGCCTAAAAGATATGCCCACACCGGGCGATCTAAAGGTCATCAACTACGAGGCGGTGCTTAAGCTAAAGCCCGACGTCGTGATCGTCACGAACTACATCCCGCAAGAATACATCGACAAAATGACGGAGCTCAAAATCCCAGTCGTCGCCGTTAGCTTTCAGCGCAGTGATGCCGCTGATAAGGGCAAGCTAAATCCGACCTTCAAAGACGACGAGGCCGCCTACACCGAGGGCTTTTACGACGGGATCGAGCTTCTTGGCAAGGTCGCAAACCGCGAGAAAGAGGCCGCCGAGCTCATAAGCTTCGTCAAAACCTCGCAAGAGCAGCTAAAGGCTAAATTTAGCGACTTTATCGTGGATAAAAGGCCTAAAATTTACATGGCAAATCCCGATCTCACGACCTACGGTAGCGGCAAATACACGGGCATAATGTTTATGCGAGCCGGCGCGCAAAACGTCGCAGCAGAGAGTATCAAGGGCTACAAGCAAGTATCTGCAGAGCAAGTTTTAGCGTGGGCGCCGCAGATGATCTTCGTGCAGGATCGCTACCCTCAGGTGCCCACCGAGCTTAAATCCAACCCTCAGCTTGCAAATTTAAGCGCCGTTAAAGAGGATAAAATTTACATGATGCCCGAATACGCCAAAGCGTGGGGCTATCCGACTGCCGAAGCCATGGCGCTTGGCGAGTGGTGGCTAGCGATGAAGCTCTATCCAACGCACTTTGACGAGGCGGAGTTTGACAAAAAAGTAGAGGAATTTTATCAAAAATTCTACCGCACGAGCTATAAATGA
- a CDS encoding hydrogenase maturation nickel metallochaperone HypA, whose product MHELSIVADLVALCEKALNAEKAKKKGAAEQGDKNSCDIADTANENTNSANTHMDTENTENTGVADTDSNGKNGDFYKNLDANPEASYDTFGLKSPQIRELHVKIGRLSGVEAHYLQNCYEVFRAGTVCENADLVIHTQEIVVKCKNCGFSGDLTQNDFSCPRCKSSEISVIDGEDMYLMRLVIE is encoded by the coding sequence ATGCATGAACTATCGATCGTAGCAGATCTTGTGGCGTTATGTGAAAAGGCGCTAAACGCCGAAAAAGCGAAGAAAAAAGGCGCGGCCGAGCAGGGCGATAAAAATAGCTGCGACATCGCCGATACTGCCAATGAAAATACGAATTCCGCGAATACTCACATGGACACCGAGAATACCGAAAATACGGGTGTTGCGGATACGGACTCGAACGGAAAAAACGGTGATTTTTATAAAAATTTGGATGCAAATCCGGAGGCATCTTACGATACATTTGGTTTAAAAAGTCCGCAGATAAGGGAACTGCACGTAAAAATAGGGCGGCTAAGCGGCGTGGAAGCGCATTATTTGCAAAACTGCTATGAAGTCTTTCGCGCAGGCACCGTCTGCGAAAATGCTGATCTCGTCATCCATACCCAAGAGATCGTCGTAAAATGCAAAAACTGCGGTTTTAGCGGAGATTTGACGCAAAACGACTTCTCTTGCCCGCGCTGCAAAAGCTCCGAAATCAGCGTAATCGACGGCGAAGATATGTATCTAATGCGCCTGGTTATTGAATAA
- the hypE gene encoding hydrogenase expression/formation protein HypE — MNETILLSHGGGGEEMNKLINETIFTAFDNEILRANNDSAILNLDAGADFDRVTPSSALNSAASFDGELAFSTDSFVVTPLFFNGGDIGKIAVCGTVNDLAMVGAKPLFLSCALIIEEGLSLSELRRILDSMASTARSCGVRIVCGDTKVVPRGKCDKIFINTSGIGRVLRPARVQNIKAGAKILLSGDIGRHGAVILAARDEIALSSELQSDCKPLCSAVEKLILQGVKIQAMRDATRGGLSAVLNEFASSSGLEFLVREEDIKISDEVVGVCELLGFEPYELANEGTFVAIVEDDAEADRALEILREFDANAAIIGEVREVGHDKGEFKGALTPKLGTRDESTGASDAGAVSENRAGQFQTPHAAKGRVILQNAYGSQRFLELPKGELLPRIC; from the coding sequence TTGAACGAAACTATACTTTTAAGCCACGGCGGCGGCGGCGAGGAGATGAATAAGCTCATCAACGAGACGATCTTTACGGCGTTTGATAATGAAATTTTACGCGCCAACAACGATAGCGCTATACTAAATTTAGACGCCGGGGCGGATTTTGACCGCGTGACGCCGAGCTCTGCTCTGAATTCGGCGGCTAGTTTCGACGGTGAGCTAGCTTTCAGCACCGATAGTTTCGTCGTCACGCCTCTGTTTTTTAACGGCGGCGATATCGGTAAGATCGCCGTTTGCGGTACTGTCAACGACCTTGCGATGGTGGGCGCGAAGCCGCTGTTTTTAAGCTGCGCGCTCATCATCGAGGAGGGGCTTAGCCTGAGCGAGCTGCGACGCATCCTGGACTCGATGGCAAGCACTGCGCGAAGCTGCGGCGTTCGTATCGTTTGCGGCGACACAAAGGTCGTGCCGCGCGGCAAATGCGATAAAATTTTCATCAACACTAGCGGCATCGGCCGTGTTTTACGACCTGCGCGCGTGCAAAACATCAAAGCGGGCGCAAAAATCTTACTTAGCGGCGACATCGGGCGGCACGGGGCGGTGATACTCGCAGCGCGCGACGAGATCGCGCTAAGTAGCGAGCTACAAAGCGACTGCAAACCGCTTTGTAGCGCGGTCGAAAAGCTGATCTTGCAAGGCGTGAAGATCCAGGCGATGCGAGATGCGACGCGCGGCGGGCTCAGCGCAGTTTTGAACGAATTTGCAAGCTCCAGCGGGCTTGAATTTTTGGTTCGCGAAGAAGATATCAAAATCAGCGACGAAGTAGTGGGTGTGTGCGAACTGCTAGGCTTCGAGCCGTATGAGCTTGCAAACGAAGGCACGTTCGTAGCGATCGTAGAAGATGACGCCGAGGCGGATAGGGCGCTTGAGATACTGCGCGAATTTGACGCGAACGCCGCAATCATCGGCGAGGTACGCGAAGTAGGACACGACAAAGGCGAATTTAAGGGCGCTTTGACGCCTAAACTTGGCACGCGGGATGAATCTACGGGCGCGAGCGACGCGGGCGCGGTATCAGAAAATAGGGCGGGGCAATTTCAAACTCCGCATGCGGCAAAAGGGCGAGTGATTTTGCAAAACGCCTACGGCTCGCAGCGATTTCTGGAGCTTCCAAAAGGCGAGCTGCTGCCGCGGATTTGTTAA
- the hypD gene encoding hydrogenase formation protein HypD, giving the protein MDLIKDFRDKELILALSKLIISKSKKPLNIMEICGGHTHSIMKFGLPSLVGENIKFIHGPGCPVCVMPRSRIDEAIKLAAMPQSIFCTLADMLRVPGSRTSLQKLRSEGRDIRALYSPLDCIKIAQENPQKTVIFFAIGFETTTPMSAVLIDKALGLGLKNLFFHINHVTVPAPVRAILDDADVQIDAFLGPSHVSVITGAKAYESIARDYKKPIAVSGFEPLDIMAGVLNLVEQQNAGTYEVFNEYERVVKEGGNQKAQNLIDKYFEICDFPWRGLGEIPKSGMKLRPQYAALDARVQFDCSVQSAPESKACICGEILRGKKSPYDCKVFGKHCTPQNPIGSCMVSSEGACAAYYKYGDVKNAG; this is encoded by the coding sequence ATGGATCTAATCAAGGATTTTAGGGATAAGGAGCTGATTTTAGCGCTTAGCAAGCTGATAATTTCCAAAAGCAAAAAGCCGTTAAACATTATGGAGATTTGCGGCGGGCACACGCACTCGATCATGAAATTCGGCCTTCCGAGTCTGGTCGGCGAAAATATCAAATTTATCCACGGCCCCGGCTGTCCGGTGTGCGTGATGCCGCGCAGTCGCATCGACGAGGCGATCAAGCTCGCCGCGATGCCGCAGAGTATTTTTTGCACTCTAGCAGACATGCTGCGCGTGCCCGGCTCTCGCACGAGCTTACAGAAGCTGCGCAGCGAGGGGCGCGACATCAGAGCGCTTTATAGCCCGCTTGATTGCATAAAGATCGCGCAGGAAAATCCGCAAAAAACGGTGATATTTTTTGCGATCGGCTTTGAGACGACGACGCCGATGAGCGCCGTGCTGATCGATAAAGCGCTAGGCTTGGGGCTAAAAAATCTCTTTTTTCACATCAACCACGTAACAGTGCCAGCGCCCGTGCGAGCAATCTTAGACGACGCGGATGTGCAGATCGATGCGTTTTTAGGACCTAGCCACGTAAGCGTGATCACCGGCGCGAAGGCCTACGAGAGCATCGCGCGGGATTACAAAAAACCGATCGCCGTAAGCGGATTTGAGCCGCTTGACATAATGGCGGGCGTGTTAAATTTGGTCGAACAGCAAAACGCCGGTACTTACGAGGTTTTCAATGAATACGAGCGCGTCGTAAAAGAGGGCGGCAACCAAAAAGCGCAAAATTTGATAGATAAATATTTTGAAATTTGCGATTTTCCGTGGCGAGGGCTCGGCGAAATTCCAAAAAGCGGCATGAAGTTGCGCCCCCAGTACGCGGCACTGGATGCCAGGGTACAGTTTGATTGCAGCGTACAGAGCGCTCCCGAGAGCAAGGCCTGTATCTGCGGCGAAATTTTGCGCGGCAAAAAAAGTCCCTATGATTGCAAGGTTTTCGGCAAGCACTGCACGCCTCAAAACCCGATAGGATCGTGCATGGTCTCAAGCGAAGGCGCATGCGCGGCGTACTATAAATACGGCGACGTCAAAAACGCGGGCTAA
- a CDS encoding HypC/HybG/HupF family hydrogenase formation chaperone, translating into MCLSIPSKIISIDENNFATVETLGVRRGVSLDLLPEPAAVGEYVLIHVGFAMEKIDTQRAKESIEIYEQIAKQMRAEEGSVYESMEPRAGAEN; encoded by the coding sequence ATGTGCCTTTCAATCCCTTCAAAAATCATCTCGATCGACGAAAATAATTTCGCCACCGTAGAGACTTTGGGCGTGCGCCGCGGCGTGAGCTTGGATCTGCTCCCTGAGCCCGCGGCGGTCGGGGAGTACGTGCTGATCCACGTAGGCTTTGCGATGGAGAAGATCGATACGCAGCGAGCGAAGGAGAGTATCGAAATTTACGAGCAGATCGCAAAGCAGATGAGGGCGGAAGAGGGCTCTGTGTATGAAAGCATGGAGCCGAGAGCCGGCGCAGAGAATTAA
- the hypB gene encoding hydrogenase nickel incorporation protein HypB, translated as MCKDCGCSIGHTHEAGAHSHADMTHEHVHTHADGTVHSHAHMHEAGIDHEHDAHDHIHANAAINDAKTIEVMSKILSANDEEAAHNRAHFDEDKILCLNLMSSPGSGKTTLLEATIKSGKFKIGVIEGDLETNRDADRIIKAGAQAHQISTGETCHLDAFMVHEGLHHIDTKNLDLVFIENVGNLVCPAAFDVGAHLNVVLLSVPEGSDKIAKYPVIFRRADCVVITKTALLPHFDFDMEEVAREVHKLNPKADVIALDSKSGEGVEKWLKFLQYKKEFR; from the coding sequence ATGTGTAAAGATTGCGGCTGTTCCATAGGCCACACTCACGAAGCGGGCGCCCATTCGCACGCAGATATGACACACGAGCATGTCCATACCCACGCGGACGGCACCGTCCACTCCCACGCTCATATGCACGAAGCGGGGATCGATCACGAGCACGACGCGCACGATCACATCCACGCAAATGCCGCTATTAATGACGCCAAGACGATCGAGGTGATGAGTAAAATTTTAAGCGCCAACGACGAGGAGGCCGCTCACAACAGAGCTCATTTTGACGAGGATAAAATTTTATGCTTAAATTTGATGAGCAGCCCCGGTAGCGGCAAGACGACGCTACTTGAGGCCACTATCAAAAGCGGCAAATTTAAAATCGGCGTCATTGAGGGCGATTTGGAGACTAACCGCGACGCCGATCGCATCATAAAAGCTGGCGCGCAGGCCCATCAGATCAGCACCGGCGAGACCTGCCATCTGGACGCCTTTATGGTTCACGAGGGGCTTCATCATATCGATACTAAAAATTTAGATCTGGTTTTCATAGAAAACGTCGGAAATCTCGTCTGCCCGGCGGCATTTGACGTGGGCGCGCACCTGAACGTGGTGCTTCTAAGCGTGCCCGAGGGCAGCGATAAGATCGCAAAATACCCGGTGATATTTCGCCGCGCAGACTGCGTCGTAATCACTAAAACCGCGCTGCTACCGCATTTTGACTTCGATATGGAGGAGGTGGCGCGCGAAGTGCACAAACTCAATCCGAAAGCCGACGTCATCGCGCTTGATAGCAAAAGCGGCGAGGGCGTGGAGAAATGGCTGAAATTCCTACAATACAAGAAGGAATTTCGTTAA
- the nikR gene encoding nickel-responsive transcriptional regulator NikR — translation MKKEEKESAVRFSISLPTKLFEDLDEMVRAKQYLSRSEFIRDLIREKMVEGVLHGDGEDDCVGVLCIAYDHHQSDLIEQLVEIEHHANVTIVSTSHFHIDERHCFEEITMRDKISKIERLSAKIGALKGVKFSKLVKAVITEA, via the coding sequence ATGAAAAAAGAGGAAAAAGAGAGCGCCGTAAGATTTAGCATTTCGCTGCCGACGAAGCTTTTTGAGGATCTCGACGAGATGGTGCGCGCCAAGCAATACCTAAGCCGCAGCGAGTTTATCCGCGATCTCATACGCGAAAAGATGGTCGAGGGCGTACTTCACGGAGATGGCGAGGATGACTGCGTGGGCGTGCTTTGCATCGCTTACGATCATCACCAAAGCGATCTGATCGAGCAGCTCGTAGAGATCGAGCACCACGCAAACGTCACCATCGTCAGCACCAGCCACTTCCACATCGACGAGCGCCACTGCTTCGAGGAAATCACGATGCGGGATAAAATTTCAAAGATCGAGCGGCTTAGCGCCAAAATCGGCGCGCTAAAAGGGGTGAAATTTTCCAAGCTCGTAAAGGCGGTCATCACCGAAGCGTAG
- a CDS encoding hydrogenase maturation protease translates to MQNSAQVSAIQNPTSQNSIERDSLQNFADENSIFKQNFATANLDRNSTSEHSAKQNSASNFTSQNFVINSAAQSSINADLIAENSAAPSNSADQIRFIDGGTLASFLMPTMAEFDEILLVDCIDADGAKGGEVYFFDYDAMPKQISWSGSAHEVEMLQTLQMMDLCGDLPHVKILAVVPQRIEEASFKLSSAILESSKIMEKTALKYLSDLGFAHEKIADLSAQDIADRFAKKGRDDSSI, encoded by the coding sequence ATGCAAAATTCCGCCCAAGTCTCTGCGATACAAAATCCTACCTCGCAAAATTCCATAGAACGAGACTCCTTGCAAAATTTCGCGGATGAGAATTCTATCTTTAAGCAAAATTTCGCGACAGCAAATTTAGACCGAAATTCTACTTCAGAACATTCCGCAAAGCAGAATTCCGCTTCAAATTTTACTTCGCAAAATTTCGTAATAAATTCTGCAGCGCAAAGCTCTATCAATGCGGATCTTATTGCCGAAAATTCCGCCGCGCCGAGCAATAGCGCGGATCAGATCCGCTTTATCGACGGCGGGACGCTGGCTAGCTTTTTGATGCCTACGATGGCGGAATTTGATGAAATTTTGCTCGTCGATTGCATAGACGCGGATGGTGCAAAGGGCGGCGAGGTATATTTTTTCGACTACGACGCGATGCCCAAGCAGATCAGCTGGAGCGGCTCGGCACACGAGGTCGAAATGCTTCAAACCCTACAGATGATGGATCTTTGCGGCGATCTACCTCACGTTAAAATTCTAGCGGTCGTGCCGCAGCGCATCGAAGAAGCAAGCTTTAAGCTAAGCTCCGCGATATTGGAATCCTCAAAAATCATGGAAAAAACGGCGCTTAAGTACCTATCGGATCTTGGTTTTGCGCATGAAAAAATCGCCGATCTTAGCGCCCAAGATATCGCGGATCGATTTGCAAAAAAGGGGCGAGATGATAGTAGCATATGA